From Triticum urartu cultivar G1812 chromosome 2, Tu2.1, whole genome shotgun sequence, a single genomic window includes:
- the LOC125534700 gene encoding uncharacterized protein LOC125534700: MSGCIRRFLNLGLFDGRKRAYSLRRLDLSKMDFFHRTAEEADAHGKVLPALTPVHACVPKRRRICKTDLATAEAAAPKIDPPKSELLVRPPEVSYSIRSPRCLHFLPTALESKVILADHANRMLRFYTIDGCSYIDTMPSLHGYKHSPLAISVPPTNIHLLDGEDTGDLYIIDSVLHPDKAEVRPQFEALVWRGITTSLASHRFWHCDILPLPPWITHHRNAFVYGHALVGDTICFSICGSQGDGTYCFHMATREWSKAGDWLMPFDGKADYIPELGLWFGVSENLPCVADLSGVVRGEEPPPEKMRIWAHDDLPEEWQPTQLFNPRVISLGSGRFMVVDFLDTMEFDKDCNEMVIGKQFTLFTGMEAAYGNKGKSDDGKNNSSNNNNGSKGKGLMRGLRMIKHKSGRYMFNNQQRIEEVL; encoded by the coding sequence ATGAGCGGCTGCATCCGGCGGTTCCTGAACCTGGGGCTGTTTGACGGGCGCAAACGCGCGTACTCGCTGCGGCGCTTGGACCTCTCCAAGATGGACTTTTTTCACCGGACGGCAGAAGAGGCGGACGCGCATGGCAAGGTGCTGCCAGCACTCACGCCCGTCCATGCCTGTGTACCCAAGAGGAGAAGGATCTGCAAGACCGACTTGGCGACAGCAGAGGCGGCGGCACCCAAGATCGATCCGCCAAAAAGCGAGCTGCTCGTGAGGCCACCGGAAGTCTCCTACTCCATACGGTCTCCTCGTTGTCTTCATTTCTTGCCCACGGCCTTGGAGAGCAAGGTCATCTTGGCCGACCACGCGAACCGCATGTTACGCTTCTACACCATCGACGGCTGCAGCTACATCGATACAATGCCAAGCCTCCACGGGTACAAGCACTCGCCACTGGCCATTTCTGTACCTCCGACAAACATACACCTCCTTGACGGCGAAGACACGGGCGACCTCTACATCATTGATAGCGTCCTCCATCCGGATAAGGCGGAGGTACGCCCACAGTTTGAGGCCCTGGTGTGGAGGGGGATCACCACGTCCCTCGCGTCTCACAGGTTCTGGCACTGTGACATCCTCCCGCTGCCCCCGTGGATCACCCACCACAGGAATGCCTTCGTCTACGGCCACGCCCTCGTCGGCGACACCATCTGCTTCTCCATCTGTGGCTCACAGGGCGATGGCACCTACTGCTTCCACATGGCGACTCGTGAGTGGAGCAAAGCCGGCGACTGGCTCATGCCTTTCGATGGCAAGGCGGATTACATCCCGGAGCTTGGACTCTGGTTCGGAGTCTCAGAAAACCTCCCCTGTGTTGCTGACCTCTCCGGCGTGGTCAGAGGGGAGGAGCCGCCGCCGGAGAAGATGCGGATCTGGGCGCATGATGACCTGCCAGAGGAGTGGCAGCCGACCCAATTGTTCAACCCCCGGGTCATCAGCCTCGGTTCTGGCAGGTTCATGGTCGTGGACTTCTTGGATACCATGGAATTCGACAAGGACTGCAATGAGATGGTTATTGGCAAGCAATTCACCCTCTTCACCGGTATGGAAGCAGCGTACGGCAACAAAGGCAAAAGTGATGATGGCAaaaacaacagcagcaacaacaacaatgGCAGCAAAGGCAAAGGGCTGATGCGTGGCCTCCGTATGATTAAGCACAAATCGGGTCGTTACATGTTTAACAACCAACAGAGGATCGAGGAGGTGCTCTGA